Genomic window (Diabrotica undecimpunctata isolate CICGRU chromosome 6, icDiaUnde3, whole genome shotgun sequence):
gtatcagctttacggtaaaaattcgatatcttttgatccaattgtcgtattgacaaaagttaagatgcattttaaagatacatagttcagctttcgtatgaagtttttgtattttgccgcaaataaactcagatttaatacaggtgttaaataaataaacgtggcgcgatttttgccattttttatgattctcacgagatcaatacaatatatccctttcattgaccggCCAAtatgaagtttcgattactagtgCCTAACCGTTAAAATATATAGCATGAAATTtaagttttgagttttggcaacaaatatgaggcatttgaaatatgcttaaaaaacgctggatttaaactttcacacaacaaacgatctaaaacatttaaaactttttttttacttacgctagtacgttttttaaaagaacaaaacttctgcaataaactatacccaaaaccgtcttcttaaatgcattttccgtgacgtgtgatcgtttgtaatgtaaaacattaaattctgcgttgtttattcatatttcaaatgcctcatatttgatAAACCACTccaaattgaaatttcatgtcataggttttaaagattgatctctaaaaatgaaaattttactacaactggtccaTGAAAGTGATTAATTTGATTGATCTcagagaatcataaaaaatggcaaaattcgcgatacgttaatttatttaacacctttataaaaactgagtttattctcggcaaaatacaaaaactatatacgaaagctgcacactttgcctttaaaacgcatcttgatttttgttgataggacatttggatcaaaagatatcgaaatttTACCGTCATGGATATaagttttattgaacattgatttcgcgcgcgtaactgacatgcaaaatcgacggtcacttcaagcgttgtttctaagagaactgttcattctacacaaaaaatgcttataaacatttttatttaaaattatctcagctacattttttatttgaaacatttttttctacgatgtacagattcttggtaaatcgatttttttgcgtttttaccccctgcgaggggggttttagggagaagccaatgggtaaaagtggtaaacttctttgtatcttttttgtggtcccaaaattaatattctctgccaAATTtagtttgttcgtatgatttttagaggtcaaccTTGACGACTGGACTGTTGTTTAAGGGTTGATAAATTACAGTGTATGTGAAAGAACATACACATAAGTAAAATAATGGTTTATTATTAATGaaccatttaaaaatttaaatctaaCGAAAAATGTTTGCATAAATTTCGTTATAAGGGTTGGTTTTCTAAGGGTTTAACAATgaaataattaagaaataaaaCTGCATACGATGAGAagataataattaaataacaatGTAATATTTAACATTTGCGATCCGTAATCCATAGAAAActattttttgtgtaaattttgaCGTAAATGGTGGTTTTTGAGGGTTGACACattgcaatatatatttaaaaatataaactaatGTTTATTTCACAtaattaaacataatttaaatctaaaaaatgcataaatcagtagtttttaattttttttgctaaaGGGGTGGGTTtacttcttaaaaataaaaagcaccCATTAAGAGTATACCTATATAGCAGAAAAAAggtcaattactatttaaataggaataagccacaattaaaggttaaaatacgtttattgacgtttcaatttccacttcggaaatcgttctcaaaatacaaacattagtaaattaaacaaattttgttttttgttccttagtgaaaaattcttctaataatttaattttatctgactcatctatattgacaattcagacataccttatacattttaaagtagacgactttaaaatgatattgccaatattgttgagttgcgttcctgggacgactttacttataagatagttcattcgattacatgaaatcaactttaacttgagaatatccgtcagaaaatatcataacatgtaattcgtctttaaaaagacaaatacatgccatgatgtcagtaaaattctcctgttagtgattcatagtaaattatgagggaaaaaccaggaaaaaacctcataatactatcccgagatggtaagtatttgatcgtgcatttagtttaccttcaataaacaccaaattccgattttatgtTTGTTACTTAAAAACCATAAATGATGTATtttctatatgttactgacttaccaatactggtatttttcttttgtatatattaatatatatatatatatatatatatatatatatatacattatatattaatACTTACCaatattggtaagtcagtaacatatagagaatacatcatttatgttttttaaataacaaacatataaaatcggaatttggtgtttactgaaggtaaactaaatgcgcgatcaaatacttaccatgtcgggatagtattatgaggttttttcctggtttttccctcataatttactatggaatcactaacaggagaattttactgacatcatggcatgtatttgtctttttaaagacgaattacatgttatgatcttttctgacggatattctcaagttaaagttgatttcatgtaatcgaatgaactatcttataagtaaagtcgtcccaggaacgcaactcaacaatattggcaatatcattttaaagtcgtctactttaaaatgtataaggtatgtctgaattgtcaatatagatgagtcagataaaattaaattattagaagaatttttcactaagtaacaaaaaacaaaatttgtttaatttactaatgtttgtattttgagaacgatttccgaagtggaaattgaaacgtcaataaacgtattttaacctttaattgtggcttattcccatttaaatagtaattaatttaaaatgccacaagaaaatagcttcagaacaatagaaaaaaggtcattttcaaatggctgtacaGGTGCTTTGTCAATATTTCCAACGGTTTTTTTTGGTCTGATTCTCTTCATAAGATCTCAAATTTTCAtctttttaaaaagtatattAGTTTTTAAtggtttacttacaaataattgatgTAGAATGAAGTACCATTTTTCgcctttaaacaatttaattatcTGCGCCGTTTTTACCTttaccaaaaaacaaaatgcattaACTGAAAGGTTATGAAAAAACACATCTTAAAAAAGTTTGTACGACCCATAGAACCGGATATGTTTTTCAcagcaaaattgtttaaaaacattaagagctgaaattTGGATAGATTGTCAACTAAGTttcaatttttcatttaaaatttaatcaaatttaaTATATGCCTAATTAACATTATGGAAACTGGTTAAAGTTAATAAATCAAAAGAAAGGTCACCCAGGCCGCATGGAGGTAAAAATGTCTTTCAAGCGCATGAAACTAAAAACGGaactatttattgtttattttattaattataaacaattgaaaaaaatgcCTACTTTCGGGTTtagtttgcaataatttttttttgtttataaatattctataatttagaaaatcttattTTAAAGAGCAATATTTTCAAGATAGTGGACTGTGGTACGTTTTCATCAAGAACGCGTGGTTTATTCCCAATATTAAAACGAATGAAAaaagtaacttttttgtttaaatgTTAATAGAAAATCATGACGCAGTAACAATTTCAGGTCTCACGAGATCTACAAATTCCCAGATatacaaatgtttttaaaatacataagtttttatttctgaaaaaaatattgaatattgtCTTCTACTGATTATTTTGTAGATTCTAAACATTAATTGTTTATAATAGCAAAGAGAAATTTTCACCGCTTAGTATTCTAAGTTTTAAACATGCTTGAGATACATCTTCCATGATGTAATACTTTGCTGTAGTCTTTTTGTTTTAGTCGTTAATCAACGAAACTTTTTTGGATAAAAATAGAGCTATAAATTTTTCGATAGACCTTGAAACACCGCATTGGCGTGATGATAACTTAAGGACGCAAGGTTTGCGTTATTAtactaaatttttattattttcggaGTTAAATCTATGATTCTATTTTTAAgcataaaaattgttgtttattgtaCATTTGAGTTTAATTACAAGGTAGTATGTCACTAACGAGCAACCAACAATGTGCTGTAtccattaaaaacaaataaattttcgttgtatttaacttAAATTGTTCATTTCGTGGTAATAAGGTAGATAACTATATCATATTTATCGGAAGAAAGAAAAAATGGAATGAATTCAACACATAATAGAGCAGATTCTAACCAGTCCATGTTCTAAGCTACTTTTAGTATGTAGTTATTTTAAAAACCTGTGTTTATTTCCtcaattttttctcataataatTGATTTCAAACATCTAAGTTCTCAGTGAATTTTATATAACATattcgttattattattattaaaggcATAAGTGATAGAATGATATATCTTATCTACAAAGTAAACGAAAAAATTCAATTAAAGATCATCCTGGTATACGCACCTACCAGTGCCCATATAGATGAATAAGTTGAATGGTTCTACGATGACGTTAACACAGCGATACAAGAGGTAACCACCAACTATACTATACTGATGGGAGACCTAAACGTCAAAATAGGTCTCAAGCAGGATGATTCAGAGTTTGTACTTGGACGTCACGGATATGGTAATAGAAATGAAAGGGGtcaaacacttacagaattttcTTCTGCAACACACGCTATATGTCATAAACACTCATTTTAAAAAAAGTCCCCAAAGAAAGTGGACTTGGCAATCACCAAATAGTTTAAacaagaacgaaattgactttatATTTACTAACAAGACAAGAAAGACTCTGTTAAAGACGTAACTGTATTAAATCAATTTTCAACCGGAAGTGACCATATAATGGTAAGGGCGAAGATAGTCTTGAAAGTAAAGAAGGAAAGGAAAAAATATGGCAACAAGGACTAAAAATGTCACACTCACTGCGATTATTAACACAAGAGCATACCAGGAATAAATAGACAGTATCCTACAGAAAGGCATGCCAGATGAAAAAATATTGAACAGTTTAACGAAATGTGGGTGGATGCCCTAAGGAAGGCACAGAAGTACCAAGCCAGCGGTAAGAGATATGAAGAACAAAACACCTGGAGAATATGGCATTGTAAGTGAAATGATAAAACTAGGAGGCGAATGCGccataaaagttttaaaaaactcTTTATAATGCTTGCCTCTGTGAAGGAattacaccagaaaaatggaatagtGGCATTATAATAATCTTGCATAAAAAAGTAGATGTATCAGAAAttggaaactacagacctatcaccatgttatctcatttatataagTTCTTTATGAGAAAACTTACTAACAGGCTGGGACCTATGCTAAATTTTCAGCAACCACTAGAGTAAGCCGGATTTAAGAGTGGCTTTGGAACGAATGACCACCTGcaagtaataaaatccttaatagagaaagttatagaatacaacaagccattatattaatatttgtagactttcaGAAAGCATTTGACTTTGTCCAGCATAGCTCCATGTTGAGTGCCCTTACagagtgcagtattgatcataggtacacaactcttcttcgAAATATATATAATAGCGCAACAGATGTCGTAAGAATGTACTATCATGACACAAACACATTTCTCTTGGATAAGGATATTAGGTAAGGAGACACGATCTCTTGTAAACTATTTATTGCTTTATTCCAGAGTGCCATAAGAAACAATTATTGGTaaatattggagtcaacataaatgggGAGTTTCTGATCAACTTAaggtttgcagacgacatagtccctattgcagaccgggtagatcatgcCTGTCAACTTCTTCAAGACCATCAGAGATCTTGTACACGAGGTGACCTAAAAATATGACCTTTTCCAAAACACATACATGACCAACCTTGTACTGGCCAAAAACATTTCAACTAATGGCACGCAAATTGAACAAGTTTATACCTATAAAtatctgggccacgagattaaattaggaagagacaatcaaacaacaaAGGTCAGACAGGAGAATAGGACTAACATGGGCAGCTTGCGAAAAACTGGGGGAAGTCTTTGGATTAGATCCAATATGCTTGAACAGAAAGATCTTTGATAGATGTGTACTTCAGTTCTAACGTATGGAACAGAAACgttgacccttaccagaaaaaCAATCAATAAGATACAAGTGACACATAGAGCAATGGAGAGGTCAATGTTGAATATATTCCTCAGAGCCAGAGTTTCAAATCATATAGTTAAGAGAGAAACTGGTATTACGGACGCAGTTAAAAGAATTACAATgctgaaatggaactggacagGACATGTTGCCAGAGTCAGAGATGGAAGATGGTCCTAGAACATTTTAGAACGGaaacctagacacgatgcttatcgtaatcgaagacgtcctccaacaaggtgatCAGACGACATCaagcacaactggattcaagaACGGATgaaatggaattatttacggaGGCATATATTCAGCAGTTAttgtacttcttctttttttaaaatagtatTAGGCCTTGGTTACTTTATTATGTTAAGTCTTCCCTGCTCTTCCTGTGATGCTTATCACCAATTCTGGTACCATCGTTTTGGTAATGTGACTAGAGCCCTAAAAAAACTTGTGTATTCTATTTgagtacatatatatttttaaattaaaaaacttttttgacaTAAACGGATGTAGTGAGCCATTTTAAAAATTCTCCAAATTATTTGTCTCCAAattaaattttggcaaaattatttgaattcttttattaatgctgggTTTTCTAATGACAATTTTGATTAATCcaatttgacatttcaatcacatttttttcttgaAACGATAAGGTGGATTTAgctaattcattctacaaattgatgattaAAATATTCTTACTCGGAAATGTTACTGCTTAGGTTACTGTAATTATAAATTACTATAATTGTATAATAAGGTACGATTTACATACATTTACatatacatttattataaaattaaaaatacgttTAAGATACGTCAATATTtaaccaaaataaaatataaataaatataaaataaaattaaattaaattaaaatttataaaaataaataaaattaaataaaattaaataaagaacgAATCTGCATCATAAGATTAAGAGGTAAATGGTCCAATTTAACTATATTTTCAGTGTATGCACCATCCGAAGATGCATTAGAGGATGAAAAAAATGAATTCTACGACTCTCCAAATCAACTCTACACAGAAGCTCCTAACCacgatattaaaataatactaGGTGATCTAAACGCAAAGGTAGGCACAGAAGACTACGTAATACCGGTGGCAGGAAGATATAGTCTACATGAAGTTACAAACGATAATGGATCACGTTTGGTCGATTTTGCGACAGGCTGCAACGTAGCCATCAAAAGCACCCAGTTCGCTGGAAAAAAGATCCACAAGGCAACATGGAGATCAAACGATGGAAGAACAAATAATCAAATAGATCACGTATTGATTGATGGGAGACATTCTAGCAGCATAATAAGTGTAAGAAGTATGAGGGGACCGGACAGCGACACAGACCATTTTCTCGTAAAGGCCAAGCTCAGAACAAAAATTTCAACATAATCAACAGATAAACACACAAAGATCGAAAGATGGAAAGTGGCGAAgctgaaagaagaaaataatcaaAGACAGTACCAAGTAGAATTAAGAAATAGGTTTCAGGttttggaaataaatgaaaatgaaagtgAAGATATAGATCAGCGATGGAACTCAATAAAAACAACTATTACAGAAGCAGCAGAGAAATCTATCGGAAgaacgaaaaaaacaaaaaagaaaaaatggttcGACGACGAATGTGAAAGAACTctaaaagaagcaaacaaaagaagaattgaTTATCTGTCGAATCCATCAGAAGAAAAACGTATACGATTtcacagagagagagagagccgCAGCTAGAAGAACACTTAGACAATAAAAGAGACAATATCTgcagcaacaaattgaaaaagtagaaggagaacacagacgaaatcaaaataaaaatttctacagagaagtaagacaacataagagAGGCTCGTACATAAGCACACCCAACTTCGTAAGAGATAAAAATGGAGAAATGCTGGCTGCcgaaaacaaaataatagaaagatgggctgaatattttgaagagctcctgaatatccaaaatttcactgatgaaaacaatgaaaataGTGGAAACAACGGAGAATATGAGTATCAAACGGTCGAATTCGAAATACCCCCACCAAGCATGGAAGAAATTACGCATGCCATAAAAAAGCGTAAAAACGATatgaactcataagtaaaatccaTCAATTACTAGAAATGGTCtggcaacaagaaataatgccgaaagaatggtgtggtagtattattgtaccaatacacaagaaaggaaaaaaggaatcatgcatgaattacaggggaatctcactaatcaacactacatataaaatattggcttcgatattattaaaaagattagtaccaacgccgaagaaatagttggtgactaccagtgtggtttcaggcctggcagatcgactattgatcaaatatttacaataagacaaatgcttgaaaagtattgggaatataatcacgacgtgcatcagatttttatagacttcaaacaggcttatgattcaattaatcgtgcaacattatggaaggcaatgatcgagctcggcgtacccaagaaactagctgcggtaacacaaatgtgtgtaagtaactcttttgcagAAGTTAGAATAGGGGggaaaatatcaaatgctttctacGTAAATTCTGGACTGTgacagggagatccgttgtccccattgCTGTTTAACCTGACCTTAGAATATGccatgcgaaaaatatatccaaaaatcaaacaagacataactgctcggggagcaaaaatcatactcgcctttgccgatgacgtagacgcagtagcacaatcaacattagaaattaaggatattttctcgagctttgaagaagctgcattaaacatcggtctaaaaataaatgaagacaaaacaaaatacatggtcgtctcaaaacaagagcgacggcgaataaggcaaaacatgatcacaacttcgaagtggttaaagaatttaaatatctaggagcaaaaatcacaaatgacaacaaattagagcgagaagttgaaacgagaataatggcaggaaacagatctttctttgcaatgcaacatctaataaaatcaaaacttctttcacgaggcacaaaaatccggatatataagaccacaatacgaccagcagtcgcgtatggaagcgaaacatgaacgctaacaaaaagagaaataaataaattgctggtgtgggaacgtaaaattcttcgaatgatatatgggacttgcagagacagcgtgacaaatgaatggaggggcagatacaataacgagctagagtctctattcggaaaagaaaatctagtcagatatataaaggccaatagactcagatgggcagggcatgtgatacgcagtaacgacaatcgccttattaacaatatgttctgggaaaggccagagggaagaaggtctgtagggcggcctagaaaaaggtggaaatatgcagtcaaagaagatctagagaaagtGGGAGTGCGACAaggggaattactggcacaggaccgacaaacatggaaggcaatagtaaacgtggcaaagactcacgaagagttgtagcgccattgatgatgattgATGATTAACAGTATTTAAAGTTTGACAGTTTaccaaatatatattataaatttcggCTTTAATATAATTGTAATtagacaattttttaataaagttgtTACATTACGCTGCTCAGGTGTGGCTGGGAAATATCTCAGAAAATATCTGGATGGTACGGACTGGTTTTTATTACACTGGACAGAACTAATATTCAAATTCATCTTATTCGAATAAGACAGATGCTTGGTACAGCGGTTACAGTAGTTAAAATAACTTATTGgagataaaaaaaaacacgtcaaaTATTTATGTTGACATAATTAACCAAACAATACAAATATCATGAATAGTACCATGAATAAATGCCTATTTTTTGGCATGGTAACCTTTGGCAATGTTTATAACtgagtttaaaaataaaagaaagttaCCATCAACATTATATCACGATTAAATCCAAAAGTAAAAAGAAATTTACCTAGAAAGAACCCTACTGCTATTTGGAAGTCAGTTAGTTATACTCAATTTGAAAATGCATGATAGCAAAATTTTTATGGCGGAAGACTACAGTGGTGTATATAAGTTGCACATCTCAATAAAAAACTGAATCGCCCCTAAAACAAGTAATTGGAGCCGATCCTTGGAAATTCGATATGACATCTGTGTATCTATTTCCTGATCAAAGATTTCAATAGTTG
Coding sequences:
- the LOC140444355 gene encoding uncharacterized protein, whose translation is MWVDALRKAQKYQASGKRYEEQNTWRIWHLYAPSEDALEDEKNEFYDSPNQLYTEAPNHDIKIILGDLNAKVGTEDYVIPVAGRYSLHEVTNDNGSRLVDFATGCNVAIKSTQFAGKKIHKATWRSNDGRTNNQIDHVLIDGRHSSSIISIERWKVAKLKEENNQRQYQVELRNRFQVLEINENESEDIDQRWNSIKTTITEAAEKSIGRTKKTKKKKWFDDECERTLKEANKRRIDYLSNPSEEKRIRFHRERESRS